From the genome of Pseudoliparis swirei isolate HS2019 ecotype Mariana Trench chromosome 10, NWPU_hadal_v1, whole genome shotgun sequence, one region includes:
- the LOC130200300 gene encoding solute carrier organic anion transporter family member 1C1-like isoform X2, which yields MAEAAEDGDKMTSQQALCDPDQGSIKRPGISTLKLFIMALSFACFSKALAGTYMKSSITQIERRFDLSSTHVGLIDGSFEMGNLLFLAVVSHFGAKLHRPRLIAVGCFLMAVGSFLTGLTHFFMGRYKYNTIIQVFQNESMNIAACRKTEVLEIQIEPSVEDNATCERESGSNMWIYVFLGNALRGIGETPVTPLGISYIDDFARAENSPFYIACLQTITLLGPMFGFLLGSYCAKLYVDIGYVDIESVSITPKDARWVGAWWMGFMVSSVLLLLSSIPFWFLPRSLPNQEEVKGKLTPGCDTLDGAEDVPNNNNHNLKLTDISKGFVPSLKRLLGTPSYFLLLCGSILKFNSFIGLFTFKAKYMEQQFGQSASRANFLIGMLNLPAVAVGIFLGGLLMKSLEPSVITSPWPGSPSHTTGRRVHHPTAICSSQSVTETARVQRRSGTPCAPTAASPTSLRVWLAASAPVDMVFNNCSCVSASLPAGSSRSVRLGQCPHAADCGRSFTAYMAVSVLSSFINSLGATPGYMVIIRCISPDLKSLALGIQALVTRTLGGLPAPVYFGALIDSTCLKWSIKKCGGMGACRIYDSNMYRIIFLGLITSLSGSSYFFIIAVIVLLRRQFREPQRETQTQNSKASEGIDLRTASKPTEDDPGNPKPPKVCIRFATELEEGGEVHRIVQLSQIGRLSSSNITGETQQLKSLTETAVEFTPPSEEAKTEEKEGKGKVCEETDTQVEKEDDLTDANVGETETTQIDGIHN from the exons ATGGCGGAAGCAGCAGAGGACGGAGACAAGATGACCAGCCAGCAGGCTCTGTGTGACCCAGATCAGGGGAGCATAAAACGCCCCGGCATCTCCACTCTCAAA tTGTTTATCATGGCGCTGTCCTTCGCCTGCTTCTCAAAGGCTCTGGCAGGAACCTACATGAAGAGCTCCATCACTCAGATTGAGAGGCGATTCGACCTCTCCAGCACGCACGTCGGACTCATTGATGGCAGCTTTGAGATGG GCAACTTGTTGTTTCTTGCTGTGGTCAGCCATTTCGGGGCCAAGCTACATCGGCCCAGACTCATTGCTGTGGGCTGTTTCCTCATGGCGGTCGGGTCCTTCCTCACCGGCCTGACGCATTTCTTCATGGGACG CTACAAGTACAACACGATCATTCAAGTTTTCCAGAATGAAAGCATGAACATCGCCGCCTGTCGAAAAACAGAAGTACTGGAAATTCAGATCGAGCCCTCTGTGGAAGACAATGCAA CATGTGAGAGGGAGTCCGGTTCCAACATGTGGATCTATGTTTTCCTGGGCAACGCTCTGCGAGGGATCGGAGAAACCCCGGTCACGCCTCTGGGCATTTCTTACATCGACGACTTTGCGAGAGCGGAAAATTCACCCTTCTACATCG CATGTCTCCAGACTATCACTCTCCTGGGCCCCATGTTTGGTTTCCTCCTGGGCTCCTATTGTGCCAAACTATATGTTGACATTGGATATGTTGATATTG AAAGTGTGAGCATCACTCCGAAAGATGCCCGCTGGGTGGGCGCCTGGTGGATGGGCTTCATggtgtcctccgtcctcctcctcctctccagcatTCCCTTCTGGTTCCTGCCCCGCTCGCTGCCAAATCAGGAGGAAGTTAAGGGCAAACTGACTCCTGGCTGTGACACCCTCGATGGGGCGGAGGACGttcccaacaacaacaatcacaacctcaagctgactgacatctctAAAG GTTTTGTTCCCTCACTGAAGCGCCTGTTGGGAACTCCTTCCTACTTCCTGCTCCTTTGTGGGAGCATCCTGAAGTTCAACTCTTTCATTGGCCTGTTCACCTTTAAAGCCAAATACATGGAACAACAGTTTGGACAGTCCGCATCCAGAGCGAACTTCCTCATCG GTATGTTGAACCTGCCAGCGGTGGCGGTGGGCATCTTCCTGGGAGGGCTGCTGATGAAGAG TTTGGAACCAAGTGTGATAACATCCCCATGGCCGGGCTCACCGTCTCATACAACGG GACGCAGAGTGCATCATCCGACAGCGATATGCTCTTCTCAGAGTGTAACAGAGACTGCTCGTgttcagcggaggagtgggacCCCGTGTGCTCCGACAGCGGCATCACCTACATCTCTCCGTGTATGGCTGGCTGCTTCAGCTCCAGTGGATATG GTCTTCAACAACTGCAGCTGTGTGTCCGCCTCCCTCCCAGCAGGCAGCAGCCGGTCCGTGAGGCTGGGCCAGTGTCCTCACGCCGCAGACTGCGGCCGCAGTTTCACCGCCTACATGGCTGTGTCTGTTCTCAGCTCCTTCATCAACTCTCTGGGAGCTACACCTGGCTACATGGTCATCATACG ATGCATCTCACCAGATCTCAAATCCCTTGCGCTAGGTATCCAGGCCTTAGTAACTCGGACTCTTG GTGGACTTCCTGCACCCGTGTATTTCGGAGCCCTGATTGATTCAACTTGCCTGAAGTGGTCAATCAAGAAGTGCGGGGGAATGGGGGCATGTCGCATTTATGACTCTAATATGTACAG GATCATCTTCCTGGGTCTGATCACTAGTCTCAGTGGATCCTCGTATTTCTTCATCATTGCCGTCATCGTCCTCCTCAGACGACAGTTTCGTGAGccgcagagagagacacaaacgcAGAATAGCAAAGCTTCAGAAGGAATTGACCTTCGAACCGCATCAAAACCCACCGAGGACGATCCCGGCAACCCTAAACCTCCCAAAGTTTGTATACGGTTCGCAACagaactggaggagggaggggaggttcACAGAATAGTGCAGCTCTCACAGATTGGCCGACTCAGTTCCTCAAATATCACCGGGGAGACTCAACAGCTCAAATCCCTGACG
- the LOC130200300 gene encoding solute carrier organic anion transporter family member 1C1-like isoform X1: MAEAAEDGDKMTSQQALCDPDQGSIKRPGISTLKLFIMALSFACFSKALAGTYMKSSITQIERRFDLSSTHVGLIDGSFEMGNLLFLAVVSHFGAKLHRPRLIAVGCFLMAVGSFLTGLTHFFMGRYKYNTIIQVFQNESMNIAACRKTEVLEIQIEPSVEDNATCERESGSNMWIYVFLGNALRGIGETPVTPLGISYIDDFARAENSPFYIACLQTITLLGPMFGFLLGSYCAKLYVDIGYVDIESVSITPKDARWVGAWWMGFMVSSVLLLLSSIPFWFLPRSLPNQEEVKGKLTPGCDTLDGAEDVPNNNNHNLKLTDISKGFVPSLKRLLGTPSYFLLLCGSILKFNSFIGLFTFKAKYMEQQFGQSASRANFLIGMLNLPAVAVGIFLGGLLMKRYKLSLVSGAQLSFATSFMAYLLLLLQFGTKCDNIPMAGLTVSYNGTQSASSDSDMLFSECNRDCSCSAEEWDPVCSDSGITYISPCMAGCFSSSGYGKNTVFNNCSCVSASLPAGSSRSVRLGQCPHAADCGRSFTAYMAVSVLSSFINSLGATPGYMVIIRCISPDLKSLALGIQALVTRTLGGLPAPVYFGALIDSTCLKWSIKKCGGMGACRIYDSNMYRIIFLGLITSLSGSSYFFIIAVIVLLRRQFREPQRETQTQNSKASEGIDLRTASKPTEDDPGNPKPPKVCIRFATELEEGGEVHRIVQLSQIGRLSSSNITGETQQLKSLTETAVEFTPPSEEAKTEEKEGKGKVCEETDTQVEKEDDLTDANVGETETTQIDGIHN; this comes from the exons ATGGCGGAAGCAGCAGAGGACGGAGACAAGATGACCAGCCAGCAGGCTCTGTGTGACCCAGATCAGGGGAGCATAAAACGCCCCGGCATCTCCACTCTCAAA tTGTTTATCATGGCGCTGTCCTTCGCCTGCTTCTCAAAGGCTCTGGCAGGAACCTACATGAAGAGCTCCATCACTCAGATTGAGAGGCGATTCGACCTCTCCAGCACGCACGTCGGACTCATTGATGGCAGCTTTGAGATGG GCAACTTGTTGTTTCTTGCTGTGGTCAGCCATTTCGGGGCCAAGCTACATCGGCCCAGACTCATTGCTGTGGGCTGTTTCCTCATGGCGGTCGGGTCCTTCCTCACCGGCCTGACGCATTTCTTCATGGGACG CTACAAGTACAACACGATCATTCAAGTTTTCCAGAATGAAAGCATGAACATCGCCGCCTGTCGAAAAACAGAAGTACTGGAAATTCAGATCGAGCCCTCTGTGGAAGACAATGCAA CATGTGAGAGGGAGTCCGGTTCCAACATGTGGATCTATGTTTTCCTGGGCAACGCTCTGCGAGGGATCGGAGAAACCCCGGTCACGCCTCTGGGCATTTCTTACATCGACGACTTTGCGAGAGCGGAAAATTCACCCTTCTACATCG CATGTCTCCAGACTATCACTCTCCTGGGCCCCATGTTTGGTTTCCTCCTGGGCTCCTATTGTGCCAAACTATATGTTGACATTGGATATGTTGATATTG AAAGTGTGAGCATCACTCCGAAAGATGCCCGCTGGGTGGGCGCCTGGTGGATGGGCTTCATggtgtcctccgtcctcctcctcctctccagcatTCCCTTCTGGTTCCTGCCCCGCTCGCTGCCAAATCAGGAGGAAGTTAAGGGCAAACTGACTCCTGGCTGTGACACCCTCGATGGGGCGGAGGACGttcccaacaacaacaatcacaacctcaagctgactgacatctctAAAG GTTTTGTTCCCTCACTGAAGCGCCTGTTGGGAACTCCTTCCTACTTCCTGCTCCTTTGTGGGAGCATCCTGAAGTTCAACTCTTTCATTGGCCTGTTCACCTTTAAAGCCAAATACATGGAACAACAGTTTGGACAGTCCGCATCCAGAGCGAACTTCCTCATCG GTATGTTGAACCTGCCAGCGGTGGCGGTGGGCATCTTCCTGGGAGGGCTGCTGATGAAGAGGTATAAGCTGAGCTTAGTGTCAGGAGCTCAGCTCTCTTTTGCCACGTCCTTTATGGCGTACCTCCTTCTGCTGCTGCAGTTTGGAACCAAGTGTGATAACATCCCCATGGCCGGGCTCACCGTCTCATACAACGG GACGCAGAGTGCATCATCCGACAGCGATATGCTCTTCTCAGAGTGTAACAGAGACTGCTCGTgttcagcggaggagtgggacCCCGTGTGCTCCGACAGCGGCATCACCTACATCTCTCCGTGTATGGCTGGCTGCTTCAGCTCCAGTGGATATGGCAAGAACACG GTCTTCAACAACTGCAGCTGTGTGTCCGCCTCCCTCCCAGCAGGCAGCAGCCGGTCCGTGAGGCTGGGCCAGTGTCCTCACGCCGCAGACTGCGGCCGCAGTTTCACCGCCTACATGGCTGTGTCTGTTCTCAGCTCCTTCATCAACTCTCTGGGAGCTACACCTGGCTACATGGTCATCATACG ATGCATCTCACCAGATCTCAAATCCCTTGCGCTAGGTATCCAGGCCTTAGTAACTCGGACTCTTG GTGGACTTCCTGCACCCGTGTATTTCGGAGCCCTGATTGATTCAACTTGCCTGAAGTGGTCAATCAAGAAGTGCGGGGGAATGGGGGCATGTCGCATTTATGACTCTAATATGTACAG GATCATCTTCCTGGGTCTGATCACTAGTCTCAGTGGATCCTCGTATTTCTTCATCATTGCCGTCATCGTCCTCCTCAGACGACAGTTTCGTGAGccgcagagagagacacaaacgcAGAATAGCAAAGCTTCAGAAGGAATTGACCTTCGAACCGCATCAAAACCCACCGAGGACGATCCCGGCAACCCTAAACCTCCCAAAGTTTGTATACGGTTCGCAACagaactggaggagggaggggaggttcACAGAATAGTGCAGCTCTCACAGATTGGCCGACTCAGTTCCTCAAATATCACCGGGGAGACTCAACAGCTCAAATCCCTGACG